The sequence CCCGACAGAGGTTCCCCTCAAAACCCGTACCAGAACGCTCACTGAGAATTGCTGCACGCGAGAATGTCCCCTTGACCGAGGGTCCGATCTGGTGTAAAATCGGCAGATCAACTTCCACGACGGAAGCATAAACGAACGGAGGTATTCTCAGTCATGGCCCTTGTTTCAATGAAAGCCCTGCTCGAGGCCGGCGTCCATTTCGGCCACCAGACCCGCCGCTGGAACCCGAAGATGGCGAAGTACATCTTCACCAGCCGCAACGGCATCTACATCATCGATCTCCAGAAGACGACGAAGCTGCTCGATGAGGCGTGCGAGTTCGTCAAGAGCGTCGTGCGCGAAGGCAAGTCGGTTCTCTTCGTCTCCACCAAGCGCCAGGCTCAGGATATCATCAAGGCCGAAGCGGAGCGCTGCGGGATGTTCTTCGTGAATTACCGCTGGCTCGGCGGCATGCTGACCAACCATGTCACGATCCAGAAACGCATCGCCCGCCTCAAGGAGCTCGACGAGCTGATCGACAGCGGCAAGATTGAGTCGTATCCGAAGAAGGAAGCTTCCCAGATGCGCAAGGAGCGCGAGAAGCTCGACCGCTCCCTCGGCGGCATCAAGAACCTGAAGGGCATGCCCGGCGCGATCTTCATCATCGACCCGCACAAGGAAGCCATCGCGGTCGCCGAAGCCCGCACGATGAACATTCCGATCGTTTCCGTCGTCGACACCAACTGCGATCCCGACCAGATCGACTACGTCATCCCGGGCAACGACGACGCCATCCGCGCCGTGAAGCTGGTCACCAGCCTCATCGCCGACGCCGTCATGGAAGCCCTCGAGGGCAAGCCGTTCGAGGAAGTCCAGGGCGTCGCCGCCGACGCGGCCGCCATGGCCGCCGCCGCCGGGGCCCCCGCCGCCGCCGCGACCGTCACCAAAGTCGCCGAGGAAGGCGCCGAGAAACTGGTCATCGAGTAAGTCACATCCGCGGTTCCCAATCACCGCAGTTTTCGTAGAACAAAGGGAGTAGAAGATGGAAATCAATGCCAAGATGGTATCCGAGCTGCGCGAAAAGACCGGCGCCGGCATGATGAAGTGCAAGGAAGCCCTGGTCCAGTGCAAGGGCGACGTCGAAGCCGCCGTCGATTATCTGCGCAAGAAGGGCCTCGCTTCGGCCGACGGCAAGTCCGGCCGCGCCACGTCCCAGGGCCTGGTTCACCCCCATCTCTCGGCGGACCGCCGCACGGCCGTCCTCCTCGAGATCAACTGCGAGACCGACTTCGTCGCCCGCAACGAGCTGTTCAAGGACTTCATCGCCCAGCTCGCCCAGCACGCCCTCAATACCCCCAAGATCTCCACCGTCGAAGAGCTCGACGCCTCGACCCACAACGGCCAGAAGGTCGAAGAGACCCGCAAGGGCCTCATCGCCAAGACCGGCGAGAACATCACCATGGGCCGTCTCGAGCGCATCCAGATCCCGGCCGGCAAATACGGCACGTTCGACACCTACGTGCATGGCGACGGCAACATCGGCGTCGTGGTCCAGCTGAACACCTCGAGCCAGGAAATCGCTTCGAATCCGGAGGTCATCACCCTGGCCCACGAGATCGCCCTCCAGGCCGCCGCGATGAAGCCCCGCTACACCGACCGGACCGAAGTTCCCGCTGCCGACATTCAGCGCGAGAAGGAAGTCATCCTGGGCCAGATCAAGAACGATCCGAAGAACGCCAACAAGCCCGAGAACATTCTCGCCAAGATCGTCGACGGCCGCATCGACAAGTTCTACAAGGAATACTGCCTGGTCGACCAGACCTACGTGAAGGACGACTCCAAGACGATCCAGGACCTGTGCAACGAGCTCGGCAAGAAACTCGGCGGCACGATCACCGTCGGCACCTTCCGCCGCTGGGTTCTCGGCGAGCGCCCCGCCGCCACCGAGACTCCCAAGGCCGAAGCCTGCTGCGCCTGCTGCGGCTGAGCCCGACGTGAGTCCGGATCGGATCGATCCTGACCTGCCCTGACCTTTTCAGAGACGCCCCTTCGGGGCGTCTCTGTGTATATCTGGCGATATTCATTCTCTTCATGGCATGACGAAGGAGAGCAACACGTGACAAGGACCAAACCGACGTTCAGACGCCCCCTCCTCAAGCTGAGCGGGGAAATGCTCGGCGGAAGCGCCGGGACGGGCTTCAACCGTGAGGCGATCGAGACCTACGCGGCCGCCGTCGCAGAACTGATCAAGCACGGCATCACCCCGTCCCTCGTGATCGGCGGCGGAAATTTCTTCCGCGGCGCGCGCGGCCACCTGCCGGCCCTCGAGCGACATCACGCCGACTACGTGGGCATGCTTGCCACGGTGATGAATGCGATCTGTTTCGCCGACCATCTGCGCGCGGCCGGCGTCAGGGCGAAGGTGTTCTCGGCGACGGCAATGGAGCCCCTGGCCGAGCAGTATGGCATCGACAAGGCGAAGGAGACGCTCGACAACGGCATCGTGTGCCTGTTCGGCGGCGGCACCGGGAGTCCGTATTTCAGCACCGATTCCGCGTCGGCGCTTCGCGCGATCGAGACCGGATGCGACGTGCTGATCAAAGCCACCAAGGTCGACGGCGTGTATGACTCGGATCCGATGAAGAACCCTGGCGCAAAGAAGTTCGATAC comes from Candidatus Ozemobacteraceae bacterium and encodes:
- the rpsB gene encoding 30S ribosomal protein S2, with product MALVSMKALLEAGVHFGHQTRRWNPKMAKYIFTSRNGIYIIDLQKTTKLLDEACEFVKSVVREGKSVLFVSTKRQAQDIIKAEAERCGMFFVNYRWLGGMLTNHVTIQKRIARLKELDELIDSGKIESYPKKEASQMRKEREKLDRSLGGIKNLKGMPGAIFIIDPHKEAIAVAEARTMNIPIVSVVDTNCDPDQIDYVIPGNDDAIRAVKLVTSLIADAVMEALEGKPFEEVQGVAADAAAMAAAAGAPAAAATVTKVAEEGAEKLVIE
- the tsf gene encoding translation elongation factor Ts; the encoded protein is MEINAKMVSELREKTGAGMMKCKEALVQCKGDVEAAVDYLRKKGLASADGKSGRATSQGLVHPHLSADRRTAVLLEINCETDFVARNELFKDFIAQLAQHALNTPKISTVEELDASTHNGQKVEETRKGLIAKTGENITMGRLERIQIPAGKYGTFDTYVHGDGNIGVVVQLNTSSQEIASNPEVITLAHEIALQAAAMKPRYTDRTEVPAADIQREKEVILGQIKNDPKNANKPENILAKIVDGRIDKFYKEYCLVDQTYVKDDSKTIQDLCNELGKKLGGTITVGTFRRWVLGERPAATETPKAEACCACCG
- the pyrH gene encoding UMP kinase, yielding MTRTKPTFRRPLLKLSGEMLGGSAGTGFNREAIETYAAAVAELIKHGITPSLVIGGGNFFRGARGHLPALERHHADYVGMLATVMNAICFADHLRAAGVRAKVFSATAMEPLAEQYGIDKAKETLDNGIVCLFGGGTGSPYFSTDSASALRAIETGCDVLIKATKVDGVYDSDPMKNPGAKKFDTIQYREVLDRQLGVMDLVAITLCRDNRMPLLVLSMAEPHALLRACNGEPLGTRVVEG